The segment ACCCAACCAAACAGCGCCCCCTCCGGGTCTGCGACGCGGCGTTTGCGCGGAAGCGCGGTGACGCACGATGCGGCGGGCTGCGATCCCATGCTAAATTAGGGCGATGGGTCAGCTCGCGGAACGTTGGTTGGGCGCGCGAACGTTCGGGTACCGCTTCCGTTCGTCGCTGGCCCCGGACAGCCTGCCCGAGCCCGACCTCGCCATCGTCGCGCGTGGGCGTTACATGGATGCGCACCCGGATCAGGCGTTCCTGATCATCGAGGTCGCCGATGCCTCACTTACGATCGACCGCCAGGAGAAAACGGAGATATACGCGCGCGCCCAAGTTCCCGAATCCTGGGTCGTCAATGTTGGCGAGCGAACCATCGAACGGTACAGCGAGCCGTCGAGCGGCTCGTACGCCCGCCTCACGCCCTTCCGACAAGGCGAGACAATTCAACCGCTGGCGTTTCCGGACGTGGCCGTGCGGATTGATGAGGTGTTCGGGAAGTGAGCCCGGGTTGCTAGCTCGGGGCGCAAATCGGCTCAACTGTCGTCTTGCGATCGGAAGGTCAGATCCAGGCCGAGTGCAGTCACACTCTTCCGCGAGCTTGGACGAGTAGTGTGTAGATCCCGGGGCCAGAAGTCACGATGACAGTCGTGCAGCAAGGCGGTTCCCGGAGGGCATCAGGATTTCGAGGCGGCGAGTTGGTCCGCGGTGAAATCCCGCCCGGCACGCGCGCGCACGCCAAGCTCCGGAGCCAAATGGGGACGCGCCTTTCTTTGAGGGTCTGTGGTAGATCGCGTTTCCATGGCC is part of the Polyangia bacterium genome and harbors:
- a CDS encoding Uma2 family endonuclease: MGQLAERWLGARTFGYRFRSSLAPDSLPEPDLAIVARGRYMDAHPDQAFLIIEVADASLTIDRQEKTEIYARAQVPESWVVNVGERTIERYSEPSSGSYARLTPFRQGETIQPLAFPDVAVRIDEVFGK